One genomic segment of Halomarina pelagica includes these proteins:
- a CDS encoding extracellular solute-binding protein: MLEDAMPPGVSRRSVLAGASATIAASLSGCAALGGSGGGGSGKPIFWTEYFADEVDDPWENWYHESYEKETGTDVTVAGFPYADRRKKFLTSARSGNPDYIEGVLSHLSEFVKADLLEPITDRAKDLEHFDGYVDGAIDAVSYRGELYGLPFTGNGRALIYRKDVFEKHGLEPPETAADFLEAGRVINEREDDMWAFHNCTKKGSTRAFQEWMSHVYQHADALYTYEGGSPTLVASADALGQVFDNFYYQVWASDEPIANPDQRGTGWQVNDPGYLNGQFAMIECGPWLRGWTTGEEVTNSERTKTILNEKTAVAHLPHAGTARRGTYLEVKPVMVNKHSEQTDLAWEGVSLFTSPESFRQLKQAEPNSGDLATPVHEDIESTLSDEDWLPFVDVFETGTPLAKISWGPVRKAFYGEMQRVIYGKKAPDRAGKDLHSRLKELESEV, from the coding sequence ATGCTAGAAGACGCCATGCCGCCCGGCGTGAGCCGGCGCTCCGTGCTGGCGGGAGCCAGCGCGACGATCGCTGCATCGCTGTCCGGTTGTGCCGCGCTCGGGGGAAGCGGCGGTGGAGGTTCCGGGAAGCCGATCTTCTGGACCGAATACTTCGCCGACGAGGTCGACGACCCCTGGGAGAACTGGTACCACGAGTCGTACGAGAAGGAGACGGGGACCGACGTGACGGTCGCGGGCTTCCCGTACGCCGACCGGCGGAAGAAGTTCCTCACGTCAGCGCGGAGCGGAAATCCCGACTACATCGAGGGAGTCCTCTCGCACCTCAGCGAGTTCGTGAAGGCCGACCTCCTCGAACCCATCACCGACCGGGCGAAAGACCTCGAGCACTTCGACGGCTACGTCGACGGGGCCATCGACGCGGTCTCCTACCGGGGGGAACTCTACGGCCTCCCGTTCACCGGGAACGGCCGCGCGCTAATCTACCGGAAGGACGTCTTCGAGAAACACGGACTCGAACCGCCGGAGACGGCAGCGGACTTCCTCGAGGCGGGCCGCGTCATCAACGAGCGCGAGGACGACATGTGGGCATTCCACAACTGCACGAAGAAGGGGAGTACGCGCGCCTTCCAGGAGTGGATGTCCCACGTCTATCAGCACGCGGACGCCCTCTACACCTACGAGGGGGGGAGTCCCACGCTCGTCGCCAGCGCCGACGCGCTCGGTCAGGTGTTCGATAATTTCTACTACCAGGTGTGGGCGTCCGACGAGCCGATCGCGAACCCCGACCAGCGCGGCACCGGCTGGCAGGTCAACGACCCCGGCTACCTCAACGGCCAGTTCGCGATGATCGAGTGTGGGCCGTGGCTCCGCGGTTGGACGACCGGTGAGGAAGTCACGAACTCGGAGCGGACGAAGACGATCCTCAACGAGAAGACGGCCGTCGCACACCTCCCCCACGCCGGTACGGCGAGACGAGGGACGTACCTCGAGGTGAAACCGGTCATGGTCAACAAGCACTCCGAGCAGACGGACCTCGCCTGGGAGGGCGTCAGCCTGTTCACCAGCCCCGAGTCCTTCCGCCAGTTGAAGCAGGCGGAGCCGAACAGCGGCGACCTCGCCACCCCGGTCCACGAGGACATCGAGTCGACGCTCAGCGACGAGGACTGGCTCCCGTTCGTCGACGTCTTCGAGACGGGTACCCCGCTCGCGAAGATCAGTTGGGGACCGGTCAGGAAGGCGTTCTACGGCGAGATGCAGCGGGTCATCTACGGGAAGAAGGCACCCGATCGGGCAGGCAAGGACCTCCACAGCCGACTGAAAGAGCTGGAGTCCGAGGTGTAG
- a CDS encoding IclR family transcriptional regulator, producing the protein MDVGDIPEQEGRTVEATRTSFRVIEALKRLDGAGVTELAGELDLAKGTVHKHLSTLHRLDYVVKDDGSYRLAVGLLGLGVAARSRLDVYGASQDALERLAETTGRVATLMVPEHGRGIYVNQVVPADVDRVFQYEGERVPLHATAGGKAILAYTDEAVRERVFDHRGLDSLTEQTTTDRDELAAELQNVHDTRIAYDRGEYVEGEYCVASPITNEEGRAIAAVSVAGSAERMTETFARSDVPSFLGSTANSIRNRLRS; encoded by the coding sequence ATGGACGTCGGTGACATCCCCGAACAGGAAGGGCGGACGGTCGAAGCGACCAGGACGAGTTTCCGCGTCATCGAGGCGCTGAAACGCCTCGACGGGGCGGGCGTCACCGAACTCGCGGGGGAACTCGACCTCGCGAAGGGGACGGTCCACAAGCACCTCTCGACGCTCCACCGCCTCGACTACGTGGTGAAGGACGACGGTTCGTACCGGCTGGCGGTCGGTCTCCTCGGGCTGGGCGTCGCCGCCCGGTCGCGGCTCGACGTCTACGGGGCCTCGCAGGACGCCCTCGAACGGCTCGCCGAGACGACCGGTCGAGTGGCGACCCTGATGGTCCCCGAACACGGTCGCGGGATCTACGTGAACCAGGTCGTCCCGGCGGACGTCGACCGGGTGTTCCAGTACGAGGGCGAGCGCGTCCCGCTCCACGCCACCGCGGGGGGAAAGGCGATCCTGGCGTACACGGACGAGGCGGTCCGCGAACGCGTCTTCGACCACCGCGGACTCGACTCACTCACTGAACAGACGACGACGGACCGCGACGAACTCGCGGCGGAACTCCAGAACGTTCACGATACGCGAATCGCGTACGACCGCGGCGAGTACGTCGAGGGGGAGTACTGCGTCGCGTCGCCGATCACGAACGAGGAGGGGCGGGCGATCGCCGCCGTCTCGGTCGCCGGATCGGCCGAACGGATGACGGAGACGTTCGCGCGTTCGGACGTCCCGAGCTTCCTCGGGAGCACGGCGAACTCGATCCGGAACCGCCTCCGGTCGTGA
- a CDS encoding carbohydrate ABC transporter permease: MTTNTESSRASHRSRYVDEFRSLIGETWLGVGLVLPATLLLCVIVLYPTLRGISLAFLEKSLLHPNSAEFVALQNFSRMASDPTFWLALKNTVLLTGVAVSLEYLLGLGLALVLKQKVPGMSIFRSVSMVTWVLPIVVMVIIFQWMVQLDYGIVNVVLGALGLPTKYWFGSTTWAFPLITVMHVWRNMPFFAIALLASMKSIPESQYEAARMDGASPLQQFRYITLPQISYVSMIMIVLHVIFTFNNFDIVYLSTGGGPLQSTEVLATYVYKQAFGSYALGYAASIGVVMLVLMLSFTVVYVKLEGVGE; the protein is encoded by the coding sequence GTGACGACGAACACGGAGTCCAGCCGTGCATCCCACCGCTCGCGGTACGTGGACGAGTTCCGCTCGCTGATCGGCGAGACGTGGCTGGGCGTCGGCCTCGTCCTCCCGGCCACGCTCCTGCTGTGCGTCATCGTCCTCTACCCGACGCTTCGGGGGATCTCGCTGGCGTTCCTCGAGAAGTCGCTGCTCCACCCGAACTCGGCGGAGTTCGTCGCGCTCCAGAACTTCTCCCGAATGGCGAGCGATCCGACGTTCTGGCTCGCGCTGAAGAACACGGTCCTGCTGACGGGCGTCGCCGTCTCGCTCGAGTATCTCCTCGGGTTGGGTCTCGCGCTCGTGCTCAAACAGAAAGTCCCCGGCATGTCGATCTTCCGGAGCGTCTCGATGGTCACGTGGGTGCTCCCGATCGTCGTGATGGTCATCATCTTTCAGTGGATGGTGCAACTCGACTACGGGATCGTCAACGTCGTGCTGGGGGCGCTCGGACTCCCGACAAAGTACTGGTTCGGGAGTACGACGTGGGCCTTCCCACTGATCACCGTGATGCACGTGTGGCGCAACATGCCGTTCTTCGCCATCGCGCTCCTCGCGAGCATGAAGAGCATCCCCGAGTCGCAGTACGAGGCAGCACGGATGGACGGTGCGAGCCCGCTCCAGCAGTTTCGGTACATAACCCTCCCGCAGATCTCGTACGTCTCGATGATCATGATCGTCCTCCACGTCATCTTCACGTTCAACAACTTCGACATCGTCTACCTCTCGACGGGCGGCGGCCCGCTCCAGTCGACCGAGGTGCTCGCCACGTACGTGTACAAGCAGGCGTTCGGCTCCTACGCGCTCGGGTACGCCGCCTCCATCGGCGTCGTGATGCTCGTGCTCATGCTGTCGTTCACCGTCGTCTACGTCAAACTCGAGGGGGTGGGCGAATGA
- a CDS encoding ABC transporter ATP-binding protein: protein MGQLSIQGLTKRFSNAEGDIVAVDDVSMDIEDGEFLVLVGPSGCGKSTTLRCIAGLESATEGTISLDGVDITDRRSQDRDIAMVFQNYALYPHMTSRRNMSFGLEMSTSLSDGEIDERVEEAARMMGIEDLLEKKPKELSGGQQQRVALGRAIVRDPAVFLMDEPLSNLDAKLRTQMRTELQALQQELDVTTVYVTHDQTEAMTMADRVAVLDGGELQQVGTPLECYHAPANRFVAGFIGSPSMNFFDVAYDAEAGELVHDAFAYPLSGSAREALAAADADEALTLGIRPEDVRLTDGEAGGHAIDIDVNVIEPLGDQTFVYFELGERTYTASVSGERVVREGEHVEVVFPEDRLHVFDRRTGEAIKNCDVGAEVGVSGVGATDADVGRSSAGD from the coding sequence ATGGGACAGCTTAGCATACAGGGGTTGACCAAACGGTTCAGCAACGCGGAGGGTGACATCGTCGCCGTCGACGACGTCTCGATGGACATCGAGGACGGGGAGTTTCTCGTTCTGGTCGGGCCGTCGGGCTGTGGCAAGTCCACGACGCTCCGCTGTATCGCCGGCCTGGAGAGCGCGACGGAGGGGACAATCTCCCTCGATGGCGTCGACATCACCGACCGCCGCTCGCAGGATCGGGACATCGCGATGGTCTTCCAGAACTACGCGCTCTACCCGCACATGACCTCGCGACGGAACATGTCGTTCGGTCTGGAGATGAGCACGAGCCTCTCCGACGGAGAGATCGACGAACGCGTCGAGGAGGCCGCCCGGATGATGGGGATCGAGGACCTCCTCGAGAAGAAGCCGAAGGAACTCTCCGGCGGGCAACAGCAGCGCGTCGCACTCGGCCGCGCCATCGTGCGCGACCCGGCGGTCTTCCTGATGGACGAACCGCTCTCCAACCTCGACGCCAAGCTCCGGACGCAGATGCGCACCGAACTCCAGGCGCTCCAGCAGGAACTGGACGTGACAACCGTCTACGTGACCCACGACCAGACGGAGGCCATGACGATGGCCGATCGGGTCGCCGTCCTCGACGGCGGCGAACTCCAGCAGGTCGGCACGCCACTCGAGTGCTACCACGCGCCGGCGAACCGCTTCGTCGCGGGGTTCATCGGGTCGCCGTCGATGAACTTCTTCGACGTGGCCTACGACGCCGAGGCGGGTGAACTCGTCCACGACGCGTTCGCGTACCCGCTCTCGGGGTCCGCCCGGGAGGCGCTCGCCGCCGCGGACGCCGACGAGGCGCTCACGCTGGGAATCCGCCCCGAGGACGTCCGCCTGACCGACGGGGAGGCGGGAGGTCACGCCATCGACATCGACGTGAACGTGATCGAACCGCTCGGCGACCAGACGTTCGTCTACTTCGAACTCGGAGAGCGGACGTACACCGCGAGCGTCAGCGGCGAGCGCGTCGTGCGGGAGGGCGAGCACGTCGAGGTCGTCTTCCCGGAGGACCGCCTGCACGTGTTCGACCGACGGACCGGCGAGGCGATCAAGAACTGCGACGTCGGAGCGGAGGTCGGGGTGAGCGGCGTCGGTGCGACCGACGCCGACGTCGGCCGCTCGTCCGCTGGCGACTGA
- a CDS encoding sulfatase-like hydrolase/transferase, whose product MSSSRERPNVLLILTDQQRWDTVGAYGSPMDLTPTLDALARRGTRLENAVTPQPTCGPAKAALQTGKHATETGVWRLSRSIAGERTLAHHFGDAGYDVGFVGSWHIAGTHDAPVPRDRRGGYEDVWIAADVPEFTTSPEEGHLYDESGEPVEFERYRADAFTDFAAEALDALEEPFFLVVSYLEPHDQNDRWTFVAPDGYADRHATNPYVPPDLRGRPGEWYDELPDYYGMCERLDECVARLLSVLDRGGLREDTVVGYTSDHGCHFRTRPGEHKRTCHESAIRVPAILSGPGFDRGRTVERVTSLVDLAPTLLDAAGVPIPDGLHGESLLPVIRGERPDGGGEAFVQISESEIGRAIRTPRWKYAVAAPTENGWRGGNGDPNSDVYLERYLYDLGRDPEESVNLVGRYDYRDVADDLRERLAAHIERVEGHEPDIRRFEDPGYREY is encoded by the coding sequence ATGTCATCATCTCGCGAACGGCCGAACGTCCTCCTGATCCTGACCGACCAGCAGCGCTGGGACACGGTCGGCGCGTACGGGTCGCCGATGGACCTCACACCGACGCTCGACGCGCTGGCCCGACGGGGAACGAGACTGGAGAACGCGGTCACGCCCCAGCCGACGTGCGGCCCCGCCAAGGCCGCCCTCCAGACGGGGAAGCACGCCACCGAGACCGGCGTCTGGCGGCTCTCGCGCTCCATCGCCGGCGAGCGAACGCTGGCTCACCACTTCGGCGACGCCGGGTACGACGTCGGGTTCGTCGGCAGCTGGCACATCGCCGGCACGCACGACGCGCCGGTCCCGCGCGACCGGCGCGGCGGGTACGAGGACGTCTGGATCGCGGCCGACGTCCCCGAGTTCACGACGTCCCCCGAGGAGGGCCACCTCTACGACGAGTCCGGCGAGCCCGTCGAGTTCGAGCGGTACCGGGCGGACGCGTTCACCGACTTCGCCGCCGAGGCGCTCGACGCGCTCGAGGAACCGTTCTTCCTCGTCGTGTCCTACCTGGAACCGCACGACCAGAACGACAGGTGGACCTTCGTGGCACCGGATGGGTACGCGGATCGCCACGCGACGAACCCCTACGTGCCGCCGGACCTGCGGGGTCGTCCGGGCGAGTGGTACGACGAACTCCCCGACTACTACGGGATGTGCGAGCGCCTCGACGAGTGCGTCGCCCGACTGCTCTCGGTCCTCGACCGCGGCGGCCTCCGCGAGGACACCGTCGTCGGGTACACGTCCGATCACGGCTGTCACTTCCGCACGCGACCCGGCGAGCACAAGCGGACGTGTCACGAGTCCGCCATCCGCGTCCCGGCGATCCTCTCCGGCCCGGGGTTCGATCGGGGTCGGACGGTCGAGCGCGTCACCAGCCTCGTCGACCTCGCACCGACGCTCCTCGACGCGGCCGGCGTCCCGATCCCCGACGGGCTGCACGGCGAGAGCCTCCTGCCGGTGATCCGCGGCGAGCGACCGGACGGCGGCGGCGAGGCGTTCGTCCAGATCAGCGAGTCGGAGATCGGTCGCGCGATCCGGACCCCGCGCTGGAAGTACGCCGTCGCGGCCCCGACCGAGAACGGGTGGCGCGGCGGCAACGGTGATCCGAACAGCGACGTCTACCTCGAGCGGTACCTCTACGACCTCGGGCGCGACCCCGAGGAGTCGGTCAACCTCGTCGGCCGGTACGACTACCGCGACGTGGCTGACGACCTCCGGGAACGCCTCGCGGCGCACATCGAACGGGTCGAGGGCCACGAACCCGACATCCGGCGGTTCGAGGACCCCGGATACCGCGAGTACTGA
- the melA gene encoding alpha-galactosidase: MPRIAFIGAGSMVFATKLVGDVLSFDDLSDSEIVLMDVDERRLDRTRRVADAIVENEGLDATVEATLDRRAALDGADYVVNMINVGGIEPFENEIRIPEEYGVEQAIGDTTGPGGVFRGLRTIPTLLDVARDVERLCPDALLLNYTNPMAILCKAVFDATTVETVGLCHSVPHTAAAIADYAGVPEDELDYWVAGINHMAWFLEAEHDGDSVYPELEAAAEDPETYERDTVRFEMMKHFGAFPTESSHHVSEYVPYFRTDPAVVEAMTGTDYAERMPTASYLEGWTERSAARDDPALEPDLGEVGAERSEEYASRLIHSLETGTPRRFNLNVSNETNAVANLPNDACVEVPVLVDGAGLHPCSVGELPPQLAALDRQHTAVYDLAVQGALENDRRKVHQAVTLDPLTSARLTLEEIHEMVEDLIEANEEYLPDLDWPDSPSDRPVRMEADD; this comes from the coding sequence ATGCCACGGATAGCCTTCATCGGGGCCGGCAGTATGGTGTTCGCGACCAAGCTCGTCGGCGACGTCCTCTCCTTCGACGACCTCTCCGACAGCGAGATCGTCCTGATGGACGTCGACGAACGCCGCCTCGATCGGACCCGGCGGGTCGCGGACGCCATCGTCGAGAACGAGGGGCTCGACGCGACGGTCGAGGCCACGCTGGATCGACGGGCGGCCCTCGACGGCGCGGACTACGTCGTGAACATGATCAACGTCGGGGGCATCGAACCGTTCGAGAACGAGATCCGCATCCCCGAGGAGTACGGCGTCGAGCAAGCCATCGGCGACACGACCGGTCCGGGCGGCGTCTTCCGCGGCCTGCGGACGATCCCGACCCTGCTCGACGTCGCCCGAGACGTGGAGCGCCTCTGTCCCGACGCCCTCCTCCTCAACTACACGAACCCGATGGCCATCCTCTGTAAGGCCGTGTTCGACGCGACGACCGTCGAGACGGTCGGGCTCTGCCACAGCGTCCCGCACACCGCGGCGGCGATCGCGGACTACGCCGGCGTCCCCGAGGACGAACTCGACTACTGGGTAGCCGGCATCAACCACATGGCGTGGTTCCTCGAAGCGGAACACGACGGCGACTCCGTCTACCCGGAACTTGAAGCCGCCGCAGAGGACCCCGAGACGTACGAGCGGGACACGGTCCGCTTCGAGATGATGAAGCACTTCGGCGCGTTCCCCACCGAGTCCAGCCACCACGTGAGCGAGTACGTCCCCTACTTCCGGACGGACCCGGCGGTCGTCGAGGCGATGACCGGGACGGACTACGCCGAGCGGATGCCGACCGCCAGCTACCTGGAGGGATGGACCGAGCGCTCCGCGGCACGTGACGATCCGGCCCTCGAGCCCGACCTCGGCGAGGTGGGCGCGGAGCGCTCGGAGGAGTACGCCTCGCGGCTCATCCACTCGCTGGAGACGGGCACGCCGCGCCGGTTCAACCTGAACGTGAGCAACGAGACGAACGCCGTCGCGAACCTCCCGAACGACGCCTGCGTCGAGGTGCCCGTCCTCGTCGACGGCGCGGGACTCCACCCCTGCTCGGTCGGCGAACTGCCGCCCCAGCTCGCGGCGCTCGACCGCCAGCACACCGCCGTCTACGACCTCGCCGTTCAAGGGGCGCTGGAGAACGACCGCCGGAAGGTCCACCAGGCCGTCACGCTCGACCCGCTGACGAGCGCCCGGCTGACGCTCGAGGAGATCCACGAGATGGTCGAGGACCTCATCGAGGCCAACGAGGAGTACCTCCCCGACCTCGACTGGCCGGATTCCCCGTCGGACCGGCCGGTTCGGATGGAGGCGGACGACTGA
- a CDS encoding PadR family transcriptional regulator, giving the protein MFELTGFQRDLLYVIAGSDRSSGQQVKSELEAQMDREITHGRLYPNLDTLVNRGYVEKGEIDRRTNWYALSEEGREALAARHDWEDTYLPLSISAPS; this is encoded by the coding sequence CTGTTCGAGCTCACTGGCTTTCAGCGCGACCTGTTGTACGTGATCGCGGGCTCCGACCGGTCGTCGGGCCAGCAGGTCAAGAGCGAACTGGAAGCGCAGATGGATCGCGAGATCACGCACGGGCGGTTGTATCCGAACCTCGACACCCTCGTCAATCGCGGATACGTCGAGAAGGGCGAGATCGACCGTCGAACCAACTGGTACGCGCTCTCGGAGGAGGGGCGGGAAGCGCTCGCCGCCCGCCACGACTGGGAAGACACCTACCTCCCCCTCTCCATCTCCGCGCCGTCCTGA
- a CDS encoding carbohydrate ABC transporter permease, with amino-acid sequence MSTRSPNGLVERFDAWLGTEVSARRGVVVYAVLGVYFSFLLLPIAYLVLSTLVAESVLYSGRVLPALSELTIGHYVTVLTKGEFQRYAVNSIVVATGTTTLTLLFGSLAGYALSRFDFPGKRVLLLGYVSTQMLPWVLVLIPFFLVMFNLHLIDTHTGIVLAHTAFALPFAVWLLKGYFDDIPESLDEAARMDGCSQYEVMRHVVFPLALPGMAVAGFYTFVLSWNDYLAVSILSQTAATRTLPFGLQLFQSSNTVNWGLVLTAATLTMLPVVVLFSLVQRWVVEGLAGGGMKGM; translated from the coding sequence ATGTCGACGCGGTCGCCGAACGGCCTCGTCGAACGCTTCGACGCGTGGCTCGGCACGGAAGTGAGCGCCAGGAGGGGCGTCGTCGTCTACGCGGTCCTCGGGGTGTACTTCTCCTTCCTCCTCCTGCCCATCGCCTACCTCGTCCTCTCGACGCTGGTCGCGGAGAGCGTCCTCTACTCCGGGCGCGTCCTCCCCGCGCTCTCCGAGTTGACGATCGGTCACTACGTGACCGTCCTCACGAAGGGGGAGTTCCAGCGCTACGCGGTCAACTCAATCGTCGTCGCGACCGGGACCACGACGCTGACGCTCCTGTTCGGATCGCTGGCAGGGTACGCGCTCAGCCGGTTCGACTTCCCCGGCAAGCGCGTGTTGCTGCTCGGCTACGTCTCCACACAGATGCTCCCCTGGGTGCTGGTGCTCATCCCGTTCTTCCTGGTGATGTTCAACCTGCACCTCATCGACACGCACACCGGGATCGTGCTGGCGCACACCGCGTTCGCGCTGCCGTTCGCCGTGTGGCTCCTGAAGGGCTACTTCGACGACATCCCCGAGTCGCTCGACGAGGCGGCGAGGATGGACGGCTGTTCGCAGTACGAGGTGATGCGCCACGTCGTCTTCCCCCTGGCGCTCCCCGGCATGGCCGTCGCGGGCTTCTACACCTTCGTGCTGTCGTGGAACGACTACCTCGCCGTGTCCATCCTCTCTCAGACGGCCGCGACGCGGACGCTCCCATTCGGTCTCCAGTTGTTCCAGTCCTCGAACACCGTCAACTGGGGGCTGGTCCTCACCGCCGCGACGCTGACGATGCTCCCCGTCGTCGTCCTGTTCTCGCTCGTCCAGCGGTGGGTCGTCGAGGGGCTGGCGGGCGGCGGCATGAAGGGCATGTGA